In the genome of Natator depressus isolate rNatDep1 chromosome 21, rNatDep2.hap1, whole genome shotgun sequence, one region contains:
- the LOC141975659 gene encoding alpha-1,6-mannosyl-glycoprotein 4-beta-N-acetylglucosaminyltransferase-like isoform X1 — protein MGASKLGNHSSGKPKYPEELVLMHPEAPAFSLGPEMYCLAPGGCLQGARLKLATPPGASPCLRSPAAMRCFPKRLLATALMLLALLLFLSTRLQCPEDPLVEEVKRWAQETVLHQLQPDGNLRSSQELWNASASRNVSYLYLAGSPPSRKKFLTVGLSSVKRKRGNYLLDTLKSIFSQSTQEELEEMVVVVHLADPDSEWNTQVVMDITARFTPHLLRGQLLVIHALPECYPPLEGLKRNYNDAEDRVQFRSKQNVDYAYLLSFSANLSSYYLMIEDDVECSKSFFTAIRKAVASQEGSYWVMLEFSKLGYIGKLYHSSDLPQLAQFLLLFYQEMPCDWLLGHFRLLLTQKKVIRFKPSLFQHMGLYSSFQGTINRLKDDDFEADSLDLPDNPPAVMFTDIDTFEAYLPSKAYSTMPEYFWGKAPAAGSHFTIVFHQPARISRLQVHTGSKERHSDYLHAGAMELGRQRQGNGTGCALYTRVGAFEKGHFDRRGLENSTMATTECVRILVTESQSEWLIIRSISIWTTPNS, from the exons ATGGGAGCGTCTAAGCTGGGAAACCACTCCAGTGGCAAACCCAAATACCCAGAGGAACTGGTCCTTATGCATCCTGAAGCTCCTGCCTTCTCTTTGGGGCCTGAGATGTACTGTCTGGCTCCTGGAGGGTGTCTACAAG GAGCCCGGCTGAAATTGGCAACGCCCCCaggagccagcccctgcctgcggAGCCCGGCTGCCATGAGATGCTTCCCAAAGCGCTTGCTCGCCACTGCCCTGAtgctcctggctctgctcctgTTCCTCAGCACCCGCCTGCAGTGCCCGGAGGACCCACTGGTG GAGGAGGTGAAACGCTGGGCCCAGGAAACGGTTCTGCACCAACTCCAACCCGACGGGAACCTGCGCAGCTCCCAGGAGCTGTGGAACGCCTCTGCCTCCAGGAATGTCTCCTATCTCTACCTCGCCGGCTCCCCGCCCTCCAGGAAGA AGTTCCTCACTGTGGGGCTGTCGTCTGTCAAGCGGAAGCGAGGAAACTACCTCCTGGACACGCTGAAGTCCATCTTCAGTCAGTCAacccaggaggagctggaggagatggtggtggtggtgcaccTGGCTGATCCGGACTCGGAGTGGAACACCCAGGTGGTGATGGACATTACCGCAAGATTCACTCCCCACCTCCTCCGGGGCCAGCTGCTGGTTATCCATGCCCTTCCGGAGTGCTACCCGCCCCTGGAAGGCCTGAAGAGGAACTACAATGACGCCGAGGATCGAGTGCAGTTCAGATCCAAGCAGAACGTGGACTATGCTTATCTCCTCAGCTTCTCTGCCAACCTTTCCTCTTACTACCTCATGATTGAGGACGATGTGGAGTGCTCCAAGTCCTTCTTCACGGCCATCAGGAAGGCAGTGGCATCCCAGGAAGGCTCCTACTGGGTCATGCTGGAGTTCTCCAAGCTGGGCTACATTGGCAAACTCTACCACTCCAGCGACCTGCCCCAGCTGGCCCAGTTCCTGCTGCTGTTCTACCAGGAAATGCCGTGTGACTGGCTGCTGGGGCACTTCCGCCTGCTGCTCACCCAGAAGAAGGTGATTCGCTTCAAGCCATCCCTCTTCCAGCACATGGGCCTGTACTCCTCCTTCCAGGGGACAATCAACCGGCTGAAAGACGATGACTTCGAGGCAGATTCCTTGGACCTGCCTGACAACCCCCCGGCTGTGATGTTCACGGACATAGACACCTTTGAAGCCTACCTGCCCAGCAAGGCCTACAGCACGATGCCGGAGTACTTCTGGGGGAAAGCCCCAGCTGCCGGCAGCCACTTCACCATCGTGTTCCACCAGCCTGCCCGTATCTCACGGCTCCAGGTCCACACCGGCTCCAAGGAGCGCCACAGCGACTATCTCCACGCGGGGGCCATGGAGCTGGGCCGTCAGCGGCAAGGAAATGGCACGGGCTGTGCTCTGTACACCCGCGTCGGAGCCTTTGAGAAGGGACACTTTGACCGGAGGGGCTTGGAGAACAGCACGATGGCCACCACGGAGTGCGTGCGGATCCTCGTGACGGAGAGTCAGAGCGAATGGCTGATCATCCGCAGCATCAGCATCTGGACCACGCCAAACAGCtaa
- the LOC141975659 gene encoding alpha-1,6-mannosyl-glycoprotein 4-beta-N-acetylglucosaminyltransferase-like isoform X2 — protein MRCFPKRLLATALMLLALLLFLSTRLQCPEDPLVEEVKRWAQETVLHQLQPDGNLRSSQELWNASASRNVSYLYLAGSPPSRKKFLTVGLSSVKRKRGNYLLDTLKSIFSQSTQEELEEMVVVVHLADPDSEWNTQVVMDITARFTPHLLRGQLLVIHALPECYPPLEGLKRNYNDAEDRVQFRSKQNVDYAYLLSFSANLSSYYLMIEDDVECSKSFFTAIRKAVASQEGSYWVMLEFSKLGYIGKLYHSSDLPQLAQFLLLFYQEMPCDWLLGHFRLLLTQKKVIRFKPSLFQHMGLYSSFQGTINRLKDDDFEADSLDLPDNPPAVMFTDIDTFEAYLPSKAYSTMPEYFWGKAPAAGSHFTIVFHQPARISRLQVHTGSKERHSDYLHAGAMELGRQRQGNGTGCALYTRVGAFEKGHFDRRGLENSTMATTECVRILVTESQSEWLIIRSISIWTTPNS, from the exons ATGAGATGCTTCCCAAAGCGCTTGCTCGCCACTGCCCTGAtgctcctggctctgctcctgTTCCTCAGCACCCGCCTGCAGTGCCCGGAGGACCCACTGGTG GAGGAGGTGAAACGCTGGGCCCAGGAAACGGTTCTGCACCAACTCCAACCCGACGGGAACCTGCGCAGCTCCCAGGAGCTGTGGAACGCCTCTGCCTCCAGGAATGTCTCCTATCTCTACCTCGCCGGCTCCCCGCCCTCCAGGAAGA AGTTCCTCACTGTGGGGCTGTCGTCTGTCAAGCGGAAGCGAGGAAACTACCTCCTGGACACGCTGAAGTCCATCTTCAGTCAGTCAacccaggaggagctggaggagatggtggtggtggtgcaccTGGCTGATCCGGACTCGGAGTGGAACACCCAGGTGGTGATGGACATTACCGCAAGATTCACTCCCCACCTCCTCCGGGGCCAGCTGCTGGTTATCCATGCCCTTCCGGAGTGCTACCCGCCCCTGGAAGGCCTGAAGAGGAACTACAATGACGCCGAGGATCGAGTGCAGTTCAGATCCAAGCAGAACGTGGACTATGCTTATCTCCTCAGCTTCTCTGCCAACCTTTCCTCTTACTACCTCATGATTGAGGACGATGTGGAGTGCTCCAAGTCCTTCTTCACGGCCATCAGGAAGGCAGTGGCATCCCAGGAAGGCTCCTACTGGGTCATGCTGGAGTTCTCCAAGCTGGGCTACATTGGCAAACTCTACCACTCCAGCGACCTGCCCCAGCTGGCCCAGTTCCTGCTGCTGTTCTACCAGGAAATGCCGTGTGACTGGCTGCTGGGGCACTTCCGCCTGCTGCTCACCCAGAAGAAGGTGATTCGCTTCAAGCCATCCCTCTTCCAGCACATGGGCCTGTACTCCTCCTTCCAGGGGACAATCAACCGGCTGAAAGACGATGACTTCGAGGCAGATTCCTTGGACCTGCCTGACAACCCCCCGGCTGTGATGTTCACGGACATAGACACCTTTGAAGCCTACCTGCCCAGCAAGGCCTACAGCACGATGCCGGAGTACTTCTGGGGGAAAGCCCCAGCTGCCGGCAGCCACTTCACCATCGTGTTCCACCAGCCTGCCCGTATCTCACGGCTCCAGGTCCACACCGGCTCCAAGGAGCGCCACAGCGACTATCTCCACGCGGGGGCCATGGAGCTGGGCCGTCAGCGGCAAGGAAATGGCACGGGCTGTGCTCTGTACACCCGCGTCGGAGCCTTTGAGAAGGGACACTTTGACCGGAGGGGCTTGGAGAACAGCACGATGGCCACCACGGAGTGCGTGCGGATCCTCGTGACGGAGAGTCAGAGCGAATGGCTGATCATCCGCAGCATCAGCATCTGGACCACGCCAAACAGCtaa